Proteins encoded by one window of Branchiostoma floridae strain S238N-H82 chromosome 6, Bfl_VNyyK, whole genome shotgun sequence:
- the LOC118417627 gene encoding short transient receptor potential channel 4-associated protein-like (The sequence of the model RefSeq protein was modified relative to this genomic sequence to represent the inferred CDS: added 75 bases not found in genome assembly), with protein sequence MFGGRKTTPTFSRHQRRRRAGTLGFPEGACARLKYLPEGHQNVVRQVELAKCTGRGLTRAIQLSAAFVEAVNNQQKLKDLPQIVRKLSQFTIGPWMDYHTILRLLKELRELLTAHGFEDNPGVRWSNTTRAFNTEVFDVFDGSQVVIELLMKPMLYPSEDKSAREQEKVQRMQNLCLEILHHVFANVGIIAQERGEPLDLVHYLFSLMAQQRTFLNAATVLEDMLQVKKDMIRLENIPNFPELVNKFNQQQLANFCRVVSVAMSELSESEDQLTLLYQDEAAKRLSTIPIPDCNQEILVALPDFIQRLVDLACRKLGKYN encoded by the exons ATGTTTGGCGGTCGGAAGACAACTCCTACCTTCTCTAGACACCAGAGAAGGCGCCGTGCGGGGACTCTCGGCTTCCCTGAGGGGGCCTGTGCCCGTCTAAAGTACCTACCGGAGGGACATCAAAATGTCGTACGGCAAGTCGAACTGGCGAAGTGTACAGGTCGGGGGTTGACTCGGGCCATACAG CTGTCTGCTGCCTTTGTTGAGGCAGTGAACAACCAGCAGaagctgaaggaccttccccaGATCGTGCGGAAACTGTCCCAGTTTACCATCGGGCCATGGATGGACTATCACACCATATTGAGACTTCTCAAG GAGCTCCGTGAGCTTCTGACAGCACATGGTTTTGAGGACAACCCTGGAGTGCGGTGGAGCAACACCACACGTGCCTTCAACACAGAGGTCTTCGATGTGTTTGATGGAAGTCAG GTAGTGATAGAACTTCTGATGAAGCCCATGCTGTATCCTTCTGAAGACAAGTCAGCTAGAG AACAGGAAAAAGTCCAGCGAATGCAAAACCTGTGTCTGGAGATCTTACATCATGTGTTTGCCAATGTG GGTATTATAGCCCAGGAGCGGGGAGAGCCGCTGGACCTGGTGCATTATTTATTCAGCCTGATGGCCCAGCAGCGGACCTTCCTGAACGCCGCCACAGTGTTAGAGGACATGCTGCAAGTCAAGAAGGACATGATCCGGCTGGAAAATATAC CCAACTTCCCTGAGCTTGTAAACAAGTTCAACCAACAACAGCTGGCCAACTTCTGCCGCGTGGTTTCCGTGGCGATGTCGGAATTGAGCGAAAGCGAGGATCAGCTGACGCTACTGTATCAGGACGAAGCAGCCAAGAGACTGTCAACTATACCCATACCAGACTGTAACCAAG